A window of Chitinophagales bacterium genomic DNA:
TTGATTTTTCCTTCCATCCAGGCTGCGAACTGATACGATGTAAATTCTCTCCCTTTCTCATCCAGCAATACCAAAAAATCATCGGAAGATAATTTTTTAATGATTAATTCCGCATCAGATCTTTTTTGGTCAAGAATGTCTTTAGCCTTCAGAGGTTTAATATTTATAAATTCAAATTCACTATAATGCTGTAACCTTTTCATATAACTTGAAAATATAGCATCTAAATTTGAATCGCGCAGTTTGGAAACAGCAAGTAACTTAATTTTCACGGGACAAATATAGAATACAAGGTCGGTGCTTAGTTATCATCTCTTTCTCCAGTATCTTTGCTAAAATTTCCATTTGATGAGCTGGTGGGAGGTAATTTTAATATTGTTAGCTGGTTGGATACTTGTTTTTCTGGAAGTATTTTTTATTCCCGGTATTACCATTTTTGCAGCCATCGGCGCAATGTCAATGGTTACAGGAGTAGTTCTGGCTTACGGTACTTTCGGAATTGTGTCCGGAACAATTACATTGATTTCAACTGCTTTATTTACTGTTCTTTCTATTATGTTCGGATTTAAATCAGGTCTTTTTAATGTGATTACTCTTAAAACTATTCAGCATGGAAAAATGAATTTAATAGATACAGAGAAAATTAAGGTGGGCGACATTGGAATTGCCCTTTCTAAAATCGGAACCATAGGGAAAGCATTGTTTAATGATACTACCTATGAGGTGGAATCTATGGGTGAATATATCGATGAAAAGACACCTATCGAAGTAATAAAGATTTCAATGAATAAAATCTTCATAAAAATGAAATTGTAGTCCATGGATCAAACTATTTTCCTGGCTGTAGTGGCAGCAGTTGTTATCATCGCTATTTTCCTGTTCTTATATATTGTACCGCTGAACCTATGGATAACTGCATGGGTTGCAGGTGCACCTATAGGAATCGGACAGCTGGTTGCTATGCGCATTCGTAAAGTGCCGCCTTCACTGGTAGTAAATGCGCTTATCAACTCAACCAAAGCTGGCCTTAAGGTTTCATCTAATGAAATTGAAACGCATTATCTCGCTGGCGGAAATGTGAACCAGGTTATACGTGCAATGATCTCTGCTGATAAAGCAAATATTCCGCTTAACTGGAAAATGGCTACTGCCATTAACCTGGCCGGCAGAGAGGTTTTTGAAGCCGTACAAATGTCCGTTAATCCTAAAGTTATCGACACTCCCCCTGTAACCGCAGTAGCAAAAAATGGCATCCAGCTTATTACTAAAGCCAGAGTTACGGTGAGGACTAACATTAATAAATTGGTAGGTGGTGCTGGTGAAGAAACAGTGCTTGCCCGGGTAGGAGAGGGCATTGTAAGTTGTATTGGCTCTTCGGCCTCACATAAAGATGTTTTGGAAAATCCTGATTTAATTTCCAAAGTAGTTTTGGCGAAAGGATTAGACGCCGGAACAGCTTTTGAAATATTGTCAATTGACATTGCAGATATTGATGTGGGCAAAAATATTGGCGCTCAGCTGCAAATGGATCAGGCAAATGCCGATAAGAATATTGCACAGGCAAAAGCCGAGGAGCGTAGAGCAATGGCCGTTGCTCAAGAGCAGGAAATGAAGGCACGGGCACAGGAAATGCGTGCCAAAGTAATTGAAGCAGAAGCAATGATACCACAGGCAATGGCTGAATCATTCAGAAGCGGCCATCTTGGAATTATGGATTACTATAAAATGCAAAATATACAAGCGGATACAAAAATGAGGGAATCAATCGGGGGGCCTCAGGACAAAAGAGAATGACGCCGCTTATTACAAATAAAGCCACATCATGTTTTTTTTCATGGTAAGTACTGTTATCACCTAATAATATAAAGCTTTCCCGAAAGGATATTCCTGTGTGATATATTTAACGATATACATTTCTTCAGTTAAAAGTGTATTTCATTCTGTATTAACTTTTAACAGTAATTATCCATTTTCCCCAGCCGTGGATAATTTATTAAAATTTAGAAGGCTGCCCATTGAGACAGCCTTTTAAATATATAGATTTTTTTAAAATAATATTACTTCACAGGAACGGGCCGCTTTGACTGAGGTGTTTCTGCCTTTAATACTTTCTTCCTGGTAAGATCTACCACAATTGGCGTAGCTACAAAAATGGAAGAGTAGGTCCCAAATGAAATACCAAGCAAGAGTGCAAAAGAGAATCCCCGTATAACGTCACCTCCAAAAATAAACAGGATGAGCAGTACCAGCAACACGGTAGAGGAGGTGATAACTGTTCGGTTCAGCGTCATATTGATGGCGTCATTTATTGTCTTCTTAGTATCCATCAGCGGATGCTCACGTAAAAATTCGCGGATACGGTCAAAAACAATTACGGTATCTGCTACTGAGTAACCCATTACAGTAAGGCATGCCGCAACAAATGACTCATCGACTTCTAAAGAAAAAGGC
This region includes:
- a CDS encoding 23S rRNA (pseudouridine(1915)-N(3))-methyltransferase RlmH, which produces MKIKLLAVSKLRDSNLDAIFSSYMKRLQHYSEFEFINIKPLKAKDILDQKRSDAELIIKKLSSDDFLVLLDEKGREFTSYQFAAWMEGKINSGLKSLVFIIGGTYGFDEKLSNRSNEKISLSKFTLPHMLVKIIFAEQLYRTFTILKNEKYHH
- the floA gene encoding flotillin-like protein FloA (flotillin-like protein involved in membrane lipid rafts), with the protein product MDQTIFLAVVAAVVIIAIFLFLYIVPLNLWITAWVAGAPIGIGQLVAMRIRKVPPSLVVNALINSTKAGLKVSSNEIETHYLAGGNVNQVIRAMISADKANIPLNWKMATAINLAGREVFEAVQMSVNPKVIDTPPVTAVAKNGIQLITKARVTVRTNINKLVGGAGEETVLARVGEGIVSCIGSSASHKDVLENPDLISKVVLAKGLDAGTAFEILSIDIADIDVGKNIGAQLQMDQANADKNIAQAKAEERRAMAVAQEQEMKARAQEMRAKVIEAEAMIPQAMAESFRSGHLGIMDYYKMQNIQADTKMRESIGGPQDKRE